The genomic stretch GCGCCAAGCGGAAACACGTTCTTGTCATCGAAGTACTGCTTGAGCACATCGAGCATGCCGCGCCGTTTCACCGGGTCCGCATCGGGTGTAATGATCGTCGCGAAATGCAGCACCGTGTCCGTGACACCCGCCGGCGCGCGTCGATCGAGACGCTTCAGATAGCCGATCAGCGCTGCCATGTCGGTGTCGTTCAGCGTGTACTGCGGCATCAGATTGCTGAGCGGCTTGCCTTCCGAGTCGACCCCGTCGCGTATCGCCCTTGCGATCGTCGCGTCGGTGTAGGGCTCGCGATTGGTGCGCATGCCTGGAATGTAGGGTATGTCGAGATCGTCGGGGCTGTCCGCGCGAGGATGGACCAGATACCGGCCGGTGATCGGCGGGATGCTGGTCGTTCCCTCTCTGGAGCCGAGACCGCTGCGCCGATGGCAATTCATACAGGCCGCTGCGGCGCCGCGCAGGTTCACGCCGCCGTCGTGCATCGCTTCGAGCGGTTCGCCCGAACCCAGCACACCTTTCTGGAAGATCGCTTCCCCCGTGCTCGCTGTCGTGACCGGCGGCGCTGCGGGAGCACAGTTCGCCTTGCCCACCTGTACCATCAGCACGGCGAGCAACACGCATTGAACGAGCGTGCGCGCCGCGCGCGGCCGCGCCCGCGCGATGGCTTCCCGGCTGCCCCAAGCGCAGTCCATGGCTACGGCGTCGGCCGGGTCATCGCGCGAAGCACCGGCGGCGAGGCGCTGGCGTCGACCGACACCGAATTGCGGTGGCCCTGCGAGGCGGGCCTCGTGAACATCGCATCGTCCAGCGGCGGATTGAGCGATAACTTGTCGATCGTCAGCTTGTCTCTCTTGCCGGAAGCCGCGGCGCCGCTTTCGATCGTGAACGGTATCTGCAAACCATCCACGTTCTTGTAGTCGCTGTACTTCACTTCCACTGTGACCGGCCCGTGAGCGCCCCGCGCCTGGCGGTCATACTTCACATCCAGAAAGCTTTGCGCGTCGACCCACACATGACGGGTGACACCGGAAGGCAGCTTCACGCCAAGGCGGTAGGCATCGTGTCCGTCGACCTTATCGGTACCGTCGAGCGTGACATCGACACCCTTCGCCTGATGGTCGATCAGCAAGCCGTCGATGACCTGCTCGTCATGCGCGGACTTCAACTCGTCCATCGTGTACGGCCGAAAATCTCCGTTGCCCATCACGCTCGGGCTCAGCTTCCAGCCCTGCCGGCCGTCGAATACCCGGATCGCCTTCTGGTTGAGCACGGTGATCTCGAAACGTGTCTTGTTCGGGCGCTTCAGCGCGAGCATGAACGGCAGATCCTGCGCCGGGGCGTTCGCACTATCCACGTGCCCGACCCAGACCATCGTCTGAATCTTCCGCCATGCGTCGAGGCCGCCCCTCGCGGCGACGTTCTTCTCGACGATCTGGTCCGCGCTCAGATCGTGCTCCGCCGGTATCTGCTCGCTCGCGTACACCGCCACCGTCAGGCAGCCGACGAGCATCCACAATACGATTCTTGTCATGGCCGTGAACCTCGCACGGATGTTCGGCTAGTGGCTCGGCACCTTGGCCATAGCCAGTTGCGGTTTCGCAAACAGGGTGTCGTCCGTTGGCGGATTCACCTTGACATGCTCGATCGTCAACTTGTGCGGCTGTTTGCCGCCGGTGACAACGGTCTCCAGCGTGTGCGGCACGACGAGCCCACTTTCTTTCCGGTAATCGCGATAGAAGATGGCGACGTCGTGCATCTTGCCGTCGAGCTTGCGCGGTTCGCCGTCGATCTTAAGTTCCAGAAAGCTGCTTGCGTCGATCCAGATGCGGCGTGACACATGGTCTTTTGTCGTCAGCTTCAGGACGTACGCGCGATGCCCTTCCACCTGTTCCATGCCCAGCGCCTCGACCCGCGAGCCCTTGCTCGCATAGTCGATCAGCGGCCCGTCCAGTTCAGCCGACGTCGCAGCCGATTTGGCCTCCGCAGGCGTATAGGGCTCGACTTCATCGCGTCCGAGGAAAGGCCTGACTTTCCAGCCCTGCGCGCCGTCGTAGACCTGATAGGCCGCCTTCTCGTTGAAGCGAACCTCGAATCGACTCTTGTGCGGCCGCTTCAACGTCATCGTGAACGGCAGCTTGGTGTTCTTCGTGCCGCCGGCCTCGATCTGCCCCGTCATCGTCATTGCATTGACCGCGTGCCACGCCTGAAGCCCGCCGCGTGCCGCCACGTTCCGCTCGACGATCTGCGCCGCACTCAGATGACTCGCCGCCGCGGCCTGAGCCGTTCCTGCGGTCGAGGCCGCGAACGCAACCGGGCCGGATGCCAGAACACCCGCCACAGAGGCTGCGGAGAGCGCCATCAAAAGAAACCGGGTCATGAGTCACCTCCCCTATTTATGTAGCAGATCGCTGTTCCGCGATCATTCGACAATCAGTCCGTCGATATGGAGCGAGCCGACGAATACGTCGACGCGGTCCCCCGCCTTGATCGGATTGCCCTTGTTGGAAAACACCATCCAGTATTCCTGACCGACTTCCAGTGGACCGGTCTGGCGCAGTTGGCCGATCTTGTCCATCACCGGAATCTCGAGCAACGCATGGCTCGCTTGCCCGTACAGATAGGCAGTCGCGGTCTTCTCGCCGAGCAGATGCGCCGCCACCGGATCGGTCACGCGGTAGCTGAAGCGAATCAGATTGCCCGACGCCGTGCGGCGCACGCTCAGGTTGTCGATGCCCTTCATCAGCCCGTAGTAGTTCTTCGCGTGCTGCGACATGCTCACGGGCAAATACGGCGAGTGCCTGGGCGTGGACGCCGCCGGTGCGCCCGGCTGGGCCGCGATCGCCTGAACCACGGTCGCGGCCAGACAGACGCTGCTCGCGAACAGCACCGCCGGCGGCATCGAGAGGGATCGAAGTTTCATTGCAGCATCCCCCTCAGCGTAAGAGCGCCGGCAGCGCTTGCGCCGGATTCAGCGGCGGCGTTCCGGGTAGTTGCGGCACCCCGCCGGGCAGCTGCGGCGCTCCGCCGGGCAGGATCCCGCCAAGGTTCGGCGCCAGTCCTGGCAACAGGCCGAACAGACCGCCCGATTGGCTCCCCAATGCGAGCGGATAGATCGGAGCTCCGCCGAACACCGGCAACTCAACCGCACCGATGTCGTATCCGAAGCCTTGCGGCCGCGACGTGCCGAAGATGTCATGATCCGGCGCACCGGCTGACGTACCGTGATCGATTGCCGGCGATCCGGCCTTGATCGAGTAGTTG from Paraburkholderia sp. IMGN_8 encodes the following:
- a CDS encoding outer membrane lipoprotein-sorting protein, with the translated sequence MTRFLLMALSAASVAGVLASGPVAFAASTAGTAQAAAASHLSAAQIVERNVAARGGLQAWHAVNAMTMTGQIEAGGTKNTKLPFTMTLKRPHKSRFEVRFNEKAAYQVYDGAQGWKVRPFLGRDEVEPYTPAEAKSAATSAELDGPLIDYASKGSRVEALGMEQVEGHRAYVLKLTTKDHVSRRIWIDASSFLELKIDGEPRKLDGKMHDVAIFYRDYRKESGLVVPHTLETVVTGGKQPHKLTIEHVKVNPPTDDTLFAKPQLAMAKVPSH